Part of the Candidatus Methylomirabilota bacterium genome, GGCGCCGTCGGGCAGTTCGATCCAGAAGCGCGTGCGGTCGCGAAACCGCTCGAGCACCTCCTGAAGCGTCTGGATGCGCTGGCCGCCGAAGCGCGGCCCCTTCCACCTGCCGACGTCGAGCCGCTTGAGCTCGCGGACGGTCAGCGAAGCCACGGGGCCCCAGCCGTCGGTGGTCCGCTCGAGCGTGGCGTGGCCGAAGACCACGGGATGGCCGTCCTTCGACACTCGCACCCGCAGCGCGAGCGCGTCGGCGCCTTCGGTCAGCGCCGCCTCAAAGGCTGCGATGGTGTGCTCGGGCGTTTCGGCCGACGCGCCGCCGCGCGCGATCACGATCGGCTTTCCGGCTGAGCGCTCCATTGTCTCCATCGCGATCTCCGTGGCACACTCTGGCCGTGCGCACTCCCGTCCTGGACACCCTCCGTCCCTTCATCCGGTTCGGGGCCCGGATCTACTGGCGGATCCAGCTCGAGGGCATCCAACACATCCCGACGGACGGGCCGCTCATTATCGCGCCCAACCACGTCACGTACGCCGACCCCGTCCTGGTGTCGCTGCCCATCCATCTCCGCGTGCACTTCATGGCGTGGGATGCGCTGTTCGAGGTCCCGGGCCTCTCCTGGCTGATCCGCCGGCTTCGCGCCTTCCCGGTGCAGCTGAAATCGGCCGATCCCCGCTCCACGCGGGAAGCCGTCCGCCTGCTCCAGACGGGGCAATGCGTGATGATCTTTCCCGAGGCCGCGCGCAGCCCAGACGGCCGGCTCCAGCGCTTCCGCCCCGGCGCCTTTCGCCTCGCTTCGTCGCTCCAGGTGCCGGTGCTGCCGGTGACTATCCTGGGTGGTCACGACTCGTGGCCCCCAGGACGCGTCCTGCCCCGACCCGGAAGGCTCACCATCGTCTACCACCCGGTCATTTTGCCGCCCAAGGAGCCCGACGCGCGTGTGGCGGCCCGGGTGCTGGGGCGTCAAGTGCGCGACGCCATCGCCTCGCGTCTGCCGGCCGCGCACCAGCCCGAGGCCGATGCGTAGGGGCCAGTGTATACTTTCCCCGCCATGGCACGTTCATCGGCTGCCCTTGTCCTCGTACTCCACGGGCCCAACCTCAATCTCTTGGGGACGCGGGAGCCTGCCGTCTACGGCCGCACGACCCTCGCACAGCTCGACGGCAAGATCCGGCGCCACGCAGTGCGCCGAGGCGCCAAGGCGGTCTGCCGCCAGTCGAACCACGAGGGCCAGCTCATCGACTGGATACAGGGCGCCGCAGGCGAGGGCTTCCGGGCCATCGTCATCAATCCCGGCGCGCTGACCCACTACTCCCTCGCGCTGCGCGACGCGGTCTCCGCCGTTTCCGTGCCCGTCGTCGAGGTCCACCTCTCGAACCTCCACGGGCGGGAGGATTTCCGTCGCCATTCGGTGATCGCAGCCGTGGCGCGGGGACAGATCGCGGGCTTCGGCCCCGCCAGCTACCTCCTGGGCGTGGACGCGGCGCTCCAGTCGGCCGCCGCGGGCCGGCCGAGCCGGCGCCCGCGGTGAATGTCGGTCCCCCTTCCGGCGTCTAATCCGCGTCGTGGCGGGAGGCGTGGGGGCCGCCAGGGGCGCCTGTGACGCCGCCCGCGGATCCGCCGATGCCACCCGACGGCGCAGGCTCTCCGGGCTCCGCGGACCTGGACGAGCGCCTCCTCATCGAGCGGTGTCGCGCGGGTGACATCGCGGCGTTCGAGCCCCTGGTGGAGAAGTACCGGCAGCGCGTGTGGCGCCTGGCCTTCCAGGTGCTGCGCGATCGCGAGGAGGCATGGGATTGCGCTCAGGACGCCTTCGTGCGGGCATTCCAGTCGCTGGCATCGTTCCGGGGCCACGCGGCTTTCTACACCTGGCTCTTCCGCATCGCCATGAACGTGGCGACCGACCGGCTGCGCGCCCGGAGCGCCCAGGCACGCGCGTTCGGCAGCCAGCCAGTGCCCGCGGAGGAGTGGGAGCGCACGGCGCTGGATCACGGGGAGCGGCCCGACCAGGCCGCGCTGGGCGCCGAGCGGCGCCTGCGCATCCGCCAGGCGCTCGATACCTTGCCGCCCAACGCGCGAACCATTATCATGCTCAGTGACGTCGAGGGACTCTCGTACCGCGAGATCGCATCCGTGCTCAACTGCCCAATCGGAACGGTGATGTCGAGGCTTCACAACGCGCGCAAGCGGCTGCGGAGCGCGCTCGGGCCCATGCTGCTCGTGCTCGTGTGTCTCGCGGCCGCGCTCGCGGGCGTCGCCGCATGGTCGCCGGCCTCGGGTCAAACGCCTCCGCCGGCCCCGGTCGCGGCGCCTCCGCCCGTCACGGCGCCTCCGAAAGGCACGGTCCACTTCGAGGTCAGGGTCCTGCAGGCCTCGAACCCTCCCGCTCCTCAGCCCGCGGCGGCCGGCAAGCAGGCGCCGGCTCCCGCCGGCCCCGCCGTCGGCAAGATGGACGAGCGCCTCAAGCAGATCGTGCCGCGGCTGAGCAAGCTCTTCCGCTACAGTGACTACACGCCGCTCGAACATCACAATGTGGACGTCGAGTTCGGCGCCTCCAGGCGCCTGCCTGCCCCGGGCGACCGCTCGCTCGAAGTCACGCCGATGGACCTCCAGGGCAAGTCGGTCCGCATGCAGGTGCGGCTGCTCAAGGGCGAGAAGTCGGTCATGACCTCGAACATCGTCGCCGCCCCGGGCGCGCCTGCCATCGTCGGCGGCCCGCGCCACGGCAACGGTGTGCTCATCATCATCATCTGGGCGGATCCGATCACCGCGCCCCCGGCGAAGTGAGCGGGACGGGGGCCGGCCGTGAGTGAGGAGCGCTACTTCCGGGAGCGCGCCCGCATCGAGCAGGGCCACGTCAAGTACCGCGACAAGCTGAAGGACGAGGGCAAGCTCTTCGTCCGCGACCGTCTGAAGCTCCTCCTCGACCCGGGCTCTCCGTTCCAGGAGGACTTCCTCTTCGCCCGCAACCTGGAGGCGGATACGCCCGCCGACGGCGTGGTCACCGGTGTCGGCACCGTGGGCGGGCGCACAGTCTGCATCATGGCCAACGACTACACGGTCAAGGCCGGCTCCTGGGGTGAGAAGACGGTGGCGAAGATCGTGCGCATCCAGGAGCGGGCCCAGCGGCTGCAGGTGCCGCTGCTCTATCTCGTGGACGCGGCGGGCGGGCGCATCTCGGAGCAGATCAAGATCTTCCCCGGCCGCTTCCATGCCGGGCGCATCTTCTACAATGAAGTCCAGCTCTCCGGCGTCGTCCCCCAGGTGTGCATTCTCTTCGGCCCGTCGCCGGCCGGCTCTGCCTACCTGCCGGCTCTGACCGACTGCGTGATCATGGTGGACGGTAAGGCGAGCCTGTACGTCGGCTCTCCCCGCATGGTCGAGATGGCCATCGGCGAGAAGGTCTCGCTCGAGGACCTCGGTGGCGCACGCATGCACTGCTCGGTGTCGGGCTGCGGCGACATCCTGGCGGGCTCCGACGAGGACGCGATCGAACTCTGCAAGCGATACCTGGCCTTCATGCCCCAGTCGTATCGCGAGCGGCCGGCGAGCACCGAAGCCCGCGAGGCCGTGCCGGGCAGGCCGATCGAACAGATCGTCCCGTACGACCAGCGCAAGTGGTTCGACATGTACGAGGTCATCGATCGGGTCGTGGACGCAGGCTCCTTCTTCGAGATCAAGCGGCTCTTTGCCCAGGAGATCATTACCGGATTCGCCCGCATCGGCGGCCGCGCAGCCGGCATCGTCGCCAACCAGCCCAAGGTCAAGGGCGGCGTGCTGATGGTGGACTCCTCCGACAAGGGCGCGCGCTTCATCTGGCTCTGCAACGCGTTCAACATCCCGCTCGTCTACCTGGCCGACGTCCCGGGCTTCATGGTCGGGGCCAAGGTGGAGCGCGCGGGCATCATCCGCCACGGCGCCAAGATGGTCTTCGCCACCTCGCAGGCGACGGTGCCGAAGATCTCCGTGGTCGTGCGCAAGTGCTACGGCGCGGGGCTCTACGCGATGTGCGGCCCGGCCTTCGAGCCCGACGCGGCGCTATCCCTGCCGCAGGGGCAGGTGGCCATCATGGGGCCCGAGCCGGCGGTCAACGCCGTCTACTACAACAAGATCATGGAGCTGCCGGAAAGCGAGCGCGCGGCTTACGTCCGGGAGAAGCGCGCGGAGTACGTCCAGGACGTGGACATCTACAAGCTCGCCTCGGAGATGCTGGTGGACGGCATCATCGCGGGGTCGGAGCTGCGCGGCGAGCTCATTAAGCGGCTCGAGTACGCCCAGGGCAAGCAGCTCGAGTTCCCACCGCGCAGGAATCCCGTTCTCCCCGTCTGAGTCCCTTCGCCTACGGCACGCGGTGGGCTACCTGATTCTTGCGGTCCGGTTTCTGACCATCGTGCCCGTGCCGGGGCGCGAGGCGACGGGCGCGGGGGCGCTGGGGCGTGCCGCGTGGTGGTTTCCCGCCGTGGGCGTGGCGCTCGGCGCCTGCCTCGCCGCGGCCGACCAGCTCCTCGCGTTCCTGTTCCCGCCGCTGCTGGGAAGCATACTGGTCATTGGGCTGTGGAAGGTTCTTACCGGCGGCATCCACCTCGACGGTCTCGCCGACGTCCTCGACGGCCTCGCGGGCCGCGACGCCGAGCGACGGCTCGCCATCATGCGGGACAGCCGTATCGGTGTCTTCGGCGCCGCCGGCATCGTCCTCTGCTTCCTGATCTCGGCAGGCGCGCTCGACGCGCTGCCCACGGGCCGCCATCCGGCCGTGCTGTTGCTGGCGCCGGCGGCAGGCCGCCTCGCGCCGCTTCTGATCGGCCCGTTGTTCCCGGCGGCGAGCCCTGGTCAGGGGGTCGGCGCGGCCTTCCTCGAGGGTCTGTCGCCGTGGGTGGCGCCCGTGTCCATCTCGGGCCTCTGGATCCTGGCAGCCGCGCTCCTCGGGCCGTGGGGCGGGCTCCTCTTGAGCCTCGCCCTTGCGAGCATGCTTCTCTGGGCGGTGTTTGTGGCCTCCCGCCTCGGTGGCCTCACGGGCGATGCGCTCGGCTCGTCCGTCGAGGTGGGCGAGCTCGCGACGTTGGTCGCCGCCGCGGCCCTGATTCACCTGCGCGTCATCTAAGACCGTGCGGACGACCATCTACCTTGTCCGGCACGGCAGCGTGGTGGGCGCCGAAACTCGGCGGTTCATCGGCCATCTCGACGTGCCGCTTTCGCCGATGGGCGAAGCCGAAGCGGCGGCGCTGGGACGGCGGCTCGCGGGCGCCAAGCTCGCCGCGGCGTATTCCAGCGACCTCGCGCGCACGCGACGGACCGCCGAGATCCTGACGGCGCCGCACGGGCTCGAGGCCGTCCCGCTGCCGGAGCTCCGGGAGTTCTCCATGGGGCGCTGGGAGGGCCTGACAGCGGCCGAGATCCGGGCGCTCGACCCCGCGGCCTTCGAGGCGTGGATGGCCGACGTCGGCCGATTCCAGTTTCCCGGGGGAGAGAGTCTGACGGACGTCTCGGCGAGGGCTTGGCCCGCGTTCGAGGGCATCGCTGCCCGCCACCCGGGCTCTCGCGTCCTAGTCGTCGCACACGGCGGCCCGAACCGCATCGTCATGTGCCGGGCGCTGGGCATTCGTCCCGAGCGTATCCTGGCGCTGGGTCAGGACTACGCGGCGCTGTCCGTGCTCGAGCGGGGCCCGTCGGGCTGGGCCCTCCGGCTGCTGAACCACCGCGAGCCGCTGCCATAGCGCCACCGGCCCGCAGTCTGCCGCGCTCCGTCCCTGAGGGCAGCAAGCGCGCTCCATCCAGGGGCATCCGCCGAGCCCCTCTCGGGTGACACTCTCCGTCGCCCGGGTGTCGCGGTGGGTCCACCCCCCCACTGATGGCGAGCCCCGAGCCACGCCACCGTTTTAGGAAGCTTTTTCGAACAGTCACTTACAGGGCGTTTGCGGTGGCGGCTCGCCGGTCCCGAGTGGCATCGGCCTTGCTATGTCTCTAGCAGGAGACATATAGTCACCCATGAACAGACTCGTGCGAGGCATCAGGATCTCCCCAAGCCAGGCCGGTTTCAGCCTGGTCGAGCTCCTTGCCGCCGTTTTCGTCATCTCTCTCGGTCTGGTGGCGGTCGGGGCGGGCTTCGCCACGGCCATCCAGGGCGTCGAGACGAGCCGCCAGCAGCCGACGGCGACCTTCCTGGCCGAGCAGCGCCTCGAACAGATCCGCGCGACGGCCCTCGGCAACTCGCTGGCCGCGTGCATGGGCTTCGCCAATATCACACCTGGCTGCTTTCCCGACCAGGCCTACGGTGCGATCCCGAACGCTCCAGGGTACCGCACGCACGTCATGATCACCGATTCCCCCCCCGTCAACGGCAACATCGCCCGCAAGCGGGTGGACGTCGAGGTCTTCTACCGGCCGATCGTGGCCTGGGG contains:
- a CDS encoding lysophospholipid acyltransferase family protein, with translation MRTPVLDTLRPFIRFGARIYWRIQLEGIQHIPTDGPLIIAPNHVTYADPVLVSLPIHLRVHFMAWDALFEVPGLSWLIRRLRAFPVQLKSADPRSTREAVRLLQTGQCVMIFPEAARSPDGRLQRFRPGAFRLASSLQVPVLPVTILGGHDSWPPGRVLPRPGRLTIVYHPVILPPKEPDARVAARVLGRQVRDAIASRLPAAHQPEADA
- the aroQ gene encoding type II 3-dehydroquinate dehydratase, translating into MARSSAALVLVLHGPNLNLLGTREPAVYGRTTLAQLDGKIRRHAVRRGAKAVCRQSNHEGQLIDWIQGAAGEGFRAIVINPGALTHYSLALRDAVSAVSVPVVEVHLSNLHGREDFRRHSVIAAVARGQIAGFGPASYLLGVDAALQSAAAGRPSRRPR
- a CDS encoding sigma-70 family RNA polymerase sigma factor; its protein translation is MPPDGAGSPGSADLDERLLIERCRAGDIAAFEPLVEKYRQRVWRLAFQVLRDREEAWDCAQDAFVRAFQSLASFRGHAAFYTWLFRIAMNVATDRLRARSAQARAFGSQPVPAEEWERTALDHGERPDQAALGAERRLRIRQALDTLPPNARTIIMLSDVEGLSYREIASVLNCPIGTVMSRLHNARKRLRSALGPMLLVLVCLAAALAGVAAWSPASGQTPPPAPVAAPPPVTAPPKGTVHFEVRVLQASNPPAPQPAAAGKQAPAPAGPAVGKMDERLKQIVPRLSKLFRYSDYTPLEHHNVDVEFGASRRLPAPGDRSLEVTPMDLQGKSVRMQVRLLKGEKSVMTSNIVAAPGAPAIVGGPRHGNGVLIIIIWADPITAPPAK
- a CDS encoding acyl-CoA carboxylase subunit beta, which encodes MSEERYFRERARIEQGHVKYRDKLKDEGKLFVRDRLKLLLDPGSPFQEDFLFARNLEADTPADGVVTGVGTVGGRTVCIMANDYTVKAGSWGEKTVAKIVRIQERAQRLQVPLLYLVDAAGGRISEQIKIFPGRFHAGRIFYNEVQLSGVVPQVCILFGPSPAGSAYLPALTDCVIMVDGKASLYVGSPRMVEMAIGEKVSLEDLGGARMHCSVSGCGDILAGSDEDAIELCKRYLAFMPQSYRERPASTEAREAVPGRPIEQIVPYDQRKWFDMYEVIDRVVDAGSFFEIKRLFAQEIITGFARIGGRAAGIVANQPKVKGGVLMVDSSDKGARFIWLCNAFNIPLVYLADVPGFMVGAKVERAGIIRHGAKMVFATSQATVPKISVVVRKCYGAGLYAMCGPAFEPDAALSLPQGQVAIMGPEPAVNAVYYNKIMELPESERAAYVREKRAEYVQDVDIYKLASEMLVDGIIAGSELRGELIKRLEYAQGKQLEFPPRRNPVLPV
- the cobS gene encoding adenosylcobinamide-GDP ribazoletransferase translates to MGYLILAVRFLTIVPVPGREATGAGALGRAAWWFPAVGVALGACLAAADQLLAFLFPPLLGSILVIGLWKVLTGGIHLDGLADVLDGLAGRDAERRLAIMRDSRIGVFGAAGIVLCFLISAGALDALPTGRHPAVLLLAPAAGRLAPLLIGPLFPAASPGQGVGAAFLEGLSPWVAPVSISGLWILAAALLGPWGGLLLSLALASMLLWAVFVASRLGGLTGDALGSSVEVGELATLVAAAALIHLRVI
- a CDS encoding histidine phosphatase family protein translates to MRTTIYLVRHGSVVGAETRRFIGHLDVPLSPMGEAEAAALGRRLAGAKLAAAYSSDLARTRRTAEILTAPHGLEAVPLPELREFSMGRWEGLTAAEIRALDPAAFEAWMADVGRFQFPGGESLTDVSARAWPAFEGIAARHPGSRVLVVAHGGPNRIVMCRALGIRPERILALGQDYAALSVLERGPSGWALRLLNHREPLP
- a CDS encoding prepilin-type N-terminal cleavage/methylation domain-containing protein, whose translation is MNRLVRGIRISPSQAGFSLVELLAAVFVISLGLVAVGAGFATAIQGVETSRQQPTATFLAEQRLEQIRATALGNSLAACMGFANITPGCFPDQAYGAIPNAPGYRTHVMITDSPPVNGNIARKRVDVEVFYRPIVAWGALTTERSVRLSTLIANHT